A window of the Polaribacter batillariae genome harbors these coding sequences:
- a CDS encoding RagB/SusD family nutrient uptake outer membrane protein → MKKIKQISIILVLLTSFLGCNDTDFLETAPKDELSKATIFSTYNNIKLYSWGFYDFLEEFPRAATWSASKDLFGDLMQNGNNSVNPGYLDQNYTVPINDNNYSNAYVNIRKVNIMLDALPESPITAEQKAHWRGVGLFFRAHEYFKLLERFGGVPWIENEITDEDIEELYKPRDSRDLVAGNILRDLNEAVSNIFENGDGPNTINKDVALALLSRFSLFEGTWRKYHNLGDANKYLQAAATASSTLVVKYPTIMSNYDAIYNSEDLGGKPGILLYKHYVLGELTHWVSTNTRSTNNKYDITRKGIDKFLTEDGLPIYNANNTLYQGDKDHYAEFRNRDSRILTITPPPYKIVGNGTQTWSHTGNLADQEWFGKVAAVTGGYPLKELPDRNWSGRVTDQVPNFNRLTPTQTGNGYRFWKVYNDHNDRVSSSDFNDFAIFRMGEIYLINAEAKYELGQFNQTVANATINKLRTRAKVAPMDVGAIGADFDPKRDPSVDPVLWEIRRERAVELMGDGYRREDLRRWKKMSYATETKLGRWIVQSNYSVNLPIQNNAPIGYIQLIPKATPAFPDHYYLFPIPLNELASNPNLEQNPNWQ, encoded by the coding sequence ATGAAGAAAATTAAACAAATTTCAATCATATTAGTATTACTTACTTCTTTTTTAGGGTGTAACGATACTGATTTTTTAGAAACTGCTCCAAAAGACGAGCTTTCTAAAGCAACCATATTTAGCACTTATAATAATATAAAATTATATTCTTGGGGGTTTTATGACTTCTTAGAAGAATTTCCAAGAGCCGCTACATGGTCAGCAAGCAAAGATCTTTTTGGAGATTTAATGCAAAATGGTAACAATTCTGTAAATCCAGGTTATTTAGACCAAAATTATACAGTTCCAATTAACGACAATAATTACTCGAACGCATATGTAAATATTCGTAAGGTAAACATAATGTTAGATGCTTTACCAGAATCTCCTATTACAGCAGAGCAAAAAGCACATTGGAGAGGTGTTGGTTTATTTTTTAGAGCGCACGAATATTTTAAATTATTAGAAAGATTTGGTGGTGTTCCATGGATAGAAAATGAAATTACAGACGAAGATATAGAGGAGTTATACAAACCAAGAGACAGTAGAGATTTAGTTGCAGGTAATATCTTAAGAGATTTAAATGAAGCTGTTTCTAACATTTTTGAAAACGGAGATGGACCAAACACCATTAACAAAGATGTTGCCCTTGCACTTTTATCTCGTTTTTCTTTATTTGAAGGTACATGGAGAAAATACCATAATTTAGGGGATGCGAATAAGTACTTGCAAGCTGCAGCTACTGCTTCTTCTACTCTTGTTGTAAAATATCCAACAATTATGAGTAATTACGATGCTATTTATAACTCAGAAGATTTAGGAGGAAAACCTGGAATTCTTTTATATAAACATTACGTTCTAGGTGAATTAACCCATTGGGTAAGCACAAATACACGCTCTACAAATAATAAGTATGATATTACTAGAAAAGGAATTGACAAATTTTTAACTGAAGACGGTTTGCCAATTTATAATGCAAACAATACGCTATATCAAGGAGATAAAGATCATTATGCTGAATTTAGAAACAGAGACAGCAGAATTTTAACAATAACACCTCCACCTTATAAAATAGTTGGAAATGGGACCCAAACATGGTCACATACTGGAAACTTAGCAGACCAAGAGTGGTTTGGAAAAGTAGCAGCTGTAACAGGTGGTTATCCCTTAAAAGAACTACCTGATAGAAATTGGTCAGGTAGGGTAACAGATCAAGTACCAAACTTTAATAGACTTACACCTACACAAACCGGAAATGGATATCGTTTTTGGAAAGTTTACAACGACCATAATGATAGGGTTTCATCTTCGGACTTTAATGATTTCGCTATTTTTAGAATGGGAGAAATTTACTTAATAAATGCAGAAGCAAAATACGAACTTGGGCAGTTTAACCAAACTGTCGCAAATGCAACTATTAATAAATTACGCACTAGAGCTAAAGTAGCTCCTATGGACGTTGGTGCCATTGGAGCAGATTTCGACCCTAAAAGAGACCCTTCTGTAGATCCAGTTCTTTGGGAAATTAGACGTGAAAGAGCAGTAGAATTAATGGGAGATGGCTACAGAAGAGAAGATTTAAGAAGATGGAAAAAAATGAGCTATGCTACAGAAACGAAGTTAGGTAGATGGATAGTACAATCGAATTACTCTGTAAATTTACCAATTCAAAACAATGCTCCTATTGGTTATATTCAATTGATACCTAAAGCAACACCTGCTTTTCCTGATCACTATTATTTATTTCCAATTCCTTTAAATGAATTGGCCAGTAATCCAAATTTAGAGCAAAATCCTAATTGGCAATAA
- a CDS encoding LamG-like jellyroll fold domain-containing protein, with translation MKFFKTYYIIAVFSSIIALNLSSCTKLNNEFALDKNMNTNGLPDAEFTASTTSIFQFETISFAPNSVNEGDLYSWSFPGGSPSESSTANVDVKYTVKGIYLVSLKVRNKNGAVETVKEDFITVEGEPLDPAVRLRFNFEQNILEEYSGNTASYGGAASYVEDAPVNDFAFKFDGKNSITTPEYKGINGNNPRTVAAWIKSAATKNSCVVHWGASALLSRATFRMTPASIRMEWAGGGISGATKINDDKWHHVAYTFDGSTVTLYVDGKVDGVNSNASKINTGVAGKTAVEVGSQLGANFYSGLMDDVRIYNKALTIDEIKDLAAK, from the coding sequence ATGAAGTTTTTTAAAACATACTATATAATTGCAGTCTTTAGCTCAATTATAGCATTAAATTTAAGTTCTTGCACAAAGCTAAATAACGAATTTGCTTTAGACAAAAACATGAATACAAACGGACTACCAGATGCCGAATTTACGGCTTCTACTACATCCATATTTCAGTTCGAAACAATTAGTTTTGCTCCTAATTCTGTAAATGAAGGAGACTTATACTCATGGAGTTTTCCAGGAGGAAGTCCAAGCGAAAGTAGTACTGCAAATGTAGATGTTAAATATACTGTAAAAGGAATTTATTTAGTGTCGCTAAAAGTTAGAAATAAAAATGGAGCTGTAGAAACTGTAAAAGAAGATTTTATAACTGTAGAAGGAGAACCTTTAGACCCTGCAGTAAGATTACGTTTTAATTTCGAACAAAATATCTTAGAAGAATATTCTGGAAACACAGCAAGTTATGGAGGTGCAGCTTCTTATGTAGAGGACGCCCCAGTAAACGATTTTGCTTTTAAATTTGATGGAAAAAATAGCATCACAACTCCAGAATACAAAGGTATTAATGGCAATAACCCTAGAACTGTAGCTGCTTGGATTAAAAGTGCAGCAACAAAAAATTCGTGTGTAGTACATTGGGGAGCCAGTGCTTTATTGAGTAGAGCAACTTTTAGGATGACACCAGCAAGTATTCGAATGGAATGGGCAGGTGGAGGAATCTCTGGTGCTACTAAAATTAATGACGATAAATGGCATCATGTTGCATATACATTCGATGGATCTACTGTTACTTTATATGTCGATGGAAAAGTAGATGGGGTAAATTCCAATGCCAGTAAAATAAATACTGGGGTTGCTGGTAAGACAGCTGTTGAAGTTGGTTCTCAATTAGGGGCTAATTTTTATTCTGGATTGATGGACGATGTTAGAATTTATAACAAAGCATTAACCATTGACGAGATAAAAGATTTAGCAGCAAAATAA
- a CDS encoding arylsulfatase, with translation MFTSLKKTSLLATILLLLMISCNTSKNKSSDSEEVKTKPNIIYILADDLGYGELGVYGQEKIETPNIDALAKNGMLFRQHYSGAPVCAPARYMLLTGKHAGHSYIRGNDEWNERGDVWNYKKVIKDSTLEGQKPIPASTVLFPKLLQKSGYKTGMVGKWGLGAPHTDALPTKMGFDYFFGYNCQRQAHTYYPVHLYENEHKYHLKNDTIAPGKKLSKEADVNDPKSYKDYTLNEYTPDLLFDKMIHFISDNKQNPFFFYWATPLPHNPIQAPQRWVDHYIKKFGEEEPYLGQRGYYPHQNPRAGYAAMISYLDENVGKLIQHLKDQGIYENTLIIFSSDNGVTYSGGTDGEFFNSSGKFGEKYGKSKGFVYEGGIRVPMIASWPGKIKPNTKSNLISSQYDMMATFSDIVGYQAPKNDGISILPTLLGEKNQKEHDFLFWEYPEYGGQVAIRIGDWKVVRQNLKNKKEPTLELYNLAKDPTESNNVTDKNPEILQKAAEIFKKEHTDALSDGFRIPLIEKGLLNTEK, from the coding sequence ATGTTTACATCTTTAAAAAAAACATCTTTATTAGCAACTATATTATTATTATTAATGATATCCTGTAATACATCAAAAAATAAATCTTCTGATTCTGAGGAAGTAAAAACAAAACCCAATATCATTTACATTTTAGCCGACGACTTAGGCTATGGAGAATTAGGTGTTTACGGTCAAGAAAAAATCGAAACGCCAAATATAGATGCACTTGCAAAAAACGGAATGCTATTTAGGCAACATTACTCTGGTGCACCTGTGTGTGCGCCTGCAAGATACATGCTGTTAACAGGAAAACATGCTGGGCATTCCTACATTAGAGGAAATGATGAATGGAACGAACGTGGAGATGTTTGGAACTATAAAAAAGTAATTAAAGATTCTACTTTAGAAGGACAAAAACCCATACCTGCTTCTACAGTTTTATTTCCAAAATTATTACAAAAAAGTGGTTATAAAACAGGAATGGTTGGTAAGTGGGGCTTAGGTGCACCTCATACAGATGCACTTCCAACCAAAATGGGGTTCGATTATTTTTTCGGTTACAATTGCCAGAGACAAGCTCATACATATTATCCAGTACATTTATACGAAAATGAGCACAAATATCATTTAAAAAACGATACAATTGCACCAGGTAAAAAATTATCAAAAGAAGCAGATGTTAACGATCCAAAAAGCTATAAAGATTATACTTTAAATGAATATACTCCGGATTTATTATTTGATAAAATGATTCATTTTATCTCTGATAATAAACAAAATCCTTTCTTTTTCTATTGGGCAACTCCATTACCTCACAACCCAATACAAGCGCCACAAAGGTGGGTAGATCATTACATTAAAAAGTTTGGAGAAGAAGAACCTTATTTAGGGCAAAGAGGTTACTATCCGCATCAAAATCCAAGAGCGGGTTATGCAGCTATGATTTCTTATTTAGATGAAAACGTAGGTAAATTAATTCAACACTTAAAAGACCAAGGAATATACGAGAATACTTTAATTATTTTTTCTTCAGACAATGGTGTAACCTATTCTGGTGGAACCGATGGAGAATTCTTTAACAGCTCTGGAAAATTTGGAGAAAAATACGGAAAAAGCAAAGGTTTTGTTTACGAAGGAGGCATAAGAGTACCTATGATTGCTAGTTGGCCAGGAAAAATTAAACCGAACACAAAGTCTAATTTAATTTCTTCACAGTACGATATGATGGCTACTTTTTCTGATATCGTTGGTTATCAAGCTCCAAAAAATGATGGAATAAGCATACTGCCAACGCTTTTAGGAGAGAAAAACCAAAAAGAACACGATTTTTTATTTTGGGAATACCCAGAATATGGAGGACAAGTTGCTATTAGAATTGGAGATTGGAAAGTGGTAAGGCAAAATCTTAAAAATAAAAAAGAACCAACGTTAGAACTTTATAATCTTGCAAAAGACCCAACAGAATCTAATAATGTTACTGATAAAAATCCAGAAATTTTGCAAAAAGCTGCAGAAATATTCAAAAAAGAACATACAGACGCACTTTCAGATGGATTTAGAATTCCTTTAATTGAAAAAGGTTTATTAAATACAGAAAAATAA
- a CDS encoding LamG-like jellyroll fold domain-containing protein has protein sequence MKKIYLKLTASIIFFLMPLVLNAQDYKEMMEDTKYNVYDVIKAGNQYFKNKDKGKGSGYKQFQRWIIQNEDLFYPSGDRTNFRPELPYLIANSKKQKSNLIKNAQSKATSNSWTEVGPFVELKRFYDNVRNGNGRVDAIWVDPSNANRIYIGCRGGGMWKTIDGGTNWTVKTDNLGITGVNSIAVNTSNVNEIYIATALAGRRSLGIFKSTDGGNNWNPTSVSYQLTANTIIFKVLMSPTNSSVLFAATSAGLLKSTDGFQTHTTVLSGNIIDVEFKPGDTSIMYASNDANNTIYRSTNSGSSFSSTGVVGTARPQIGVSANQPSYVYIADKGVSYRSTNSGVSFTSRGNPDGGKGQYGGFAVSDTNANLLINGSLDTYRSTNGGSSFSKVTDWRYSQSTGVGGNFVHADVREVEIVNGAIYLGTDGWLCKSTDGGLNYEILTYNLGNQEIYEKGLGVAQTNANTLIIGTQDNGTNILRNGAWHHWKGGDGGTSMIDAGNANIMYGSLYNGNFKRTDNAGTTSTSTDLGDTNTTGRSLPPLRQDPVNPAIIYMGGEKDGKIRKSTNRGNSFTNLTGVGVNDFIDEMAIAPSNGNYIFTSIKNRIWKSTNGGSSWSEITGNLPNLVIKGIAVDYNNPNKIVVCYTGYASGTKVYRSTNGGSSWSNISGNLPNVPTTDVVYDDDNKNTMYLSTETGVYYRDDNDSDWTKYGIGLPNVRANDLEIQHNSSTLFVGTWGRGVWRIPLKGISGTGDLQLHHKYNNSLTDESSYERDGSTTGSETYITGYDGNAYSVTSNNTISINGYKGISGNSARTVSAWIKTTNVGLRKTIASWGTNSPGQMFNVMVSNGNIRVEGGSSNVQNDDSTVALLNNNTWRHVAVTYDPSDGSKLKDIKIYIDGIYYANQPDSGDSYNSQNTTINTNTTTNNVLIGAASYNSSYYWQGGLDDVRIYSKALTASEIAALASSSVVPTANFTSNVTTITAGNTINFTDTSSDTPTSWLWSFSGGNPATSTVQNPSITYATAGTYNVTLTATNSAGSDVETKLGYITINASGTADLQLHHKYNSSLTDESSYGRNGSTTGSETYITGYDGNAYSVTSNNTISINGYKGISGNSARTVSAWIKTTNVGLRKTIASWGTNSPGQMFNVMVSNGNIRVEGGSSNVQNDDSTVALLNNNTWRHVAVTYDPSDGSKLKDIKIYIDGIYYANQPDSGDSYNSQNTTINTNTTTNNVLIGAASYNSSYYWQGGLDDVRIYSKALTASEIAALASSSVASTVNATNAKVLHAEKIIEDIQFRFLPNPVKDILKIKIDSDNLQVDTLEATIYTLNGKEVLIKKIKKDSYDSFELNTATLSKGVYFIKLNTKKQSLIKKFIKN, from the coding sequence ATGAAGAAAATTTACTTAAAATTAACGGCAAGTATCATCTTTTTTTTAATGCCTTTGGTTCTAAACGCACAGGATTACAAAGAAATGATGGAAGACACAAAATATAACGTTTACGATGTTATTAAAGCAGGAAACCAATATTTTAAAAACAAAGATAAAGGTAAGGGCTCTGGTTATAAACAGTTTCAAAGATGGATTATTCAAAACGAAGATCTTTTTTATCCTTCTGGAGATCGAACAAACTTTAGACCAGAATTACCTTACTTAATTGCTAATTCTAAAAAACAAAAATCAAACTTAATTAAAAATGCACAATCGAAAGCTACAAGCAATTCTTGGACTGAAGTTGGACCATTTGTAGAACTTAAAAGGTTTTACGACAATGTTAGAAATGGTAATGGGCGTGTAGATGCTATTTGGGTAGATCCTTCTAACGCAAACAGAATATACATTGGTTGTAGAGGTGGAGGAATGTGGAAAACAATAGATGGAGGAACAAATTGGACAGTAAAAACAGATAATTTAGGAATTACAGGTGTAAATAGTATTGCTGTAAATACCAGTAATGTAAACGAAATATATATAGCCACAGCTTTAGCAGGCAGAAGAAGTTTAGGTATTTTTAAATCTACTGATGGTGGAAATAATTGGAATCCTACAAGTGTTTCTTATCAATTAACAGCAAACACTATAATTTTTAAAGTTTTAATGAGTCCTACTAATTCTTCTGTATTATTTGCAGCTACTTCTGCAGGCTTATTAAAATCAACAGACGGATTTCAGACACATACAACAGTATTATCTGGTAATATAATTGATGTAGAATTTAAACCTGGAGATACCTCTATTATGTATGCTTCTAATGATGCTAACAATACAATTTACAGATCTACAAATAGTGGATCTTCATTTAGTTCTACAGGAGTTGTTGGCACAGCTAGGCCTCAAATAGGTGTTTCTGCAAATCAACCTTCTTATGTTTACATTGCAGATAAAGGGGTTTCTTACAGATCTACAAATAGTGGTGTTAGTTTTACATCAAGAGGAAATCCTGATGGAGGAAAAGGGCAGTATGGAGGTTTTGCAGTTTCAGATACAAACGCAAATTTATTAATAAACGGAAGTTTAGACACCTATAGATCTACAAATGGAGGTTCTAGTTTTAGTAAAGTTACAGATTGGAGGTACAGTCAAAGTACAGGTGTTGGGGGTAATTTTGTACATGCAGATGTTCGTGAAGTAGAAATAGTAAATGGGGCTATTTATTTAGGTACAGACGGTTGGTTGTGTAAAAGTACAGATGGCGGTTTAAATTATGAAATTTTAACTTATAACTTAGGAAATCAAGAAATATATGAAAAAGGATTGGGTGTTGCCCAAACAAATGCGAACACTCTAATAATTGGAACACAAGATAATGGAACGAACATTTTAAGAAATGGTGCTTGGCATCACTGGAAAGGTGGGGATGGAGGAACAAGCATGATTGACGCAGGGAACGCAAATATTATGTATGGTTCTTTATATAATGGTAATTTTAAAAGAACCGATAATGCAGGTACAACTTCTACTTCTACAGATTTAGGAGATACCAATACAACTGGCAGATCATTACCACCTCTAAGACAAGACCCAGTTAATCCTGCAATAATTTATATGGGAGGCGAAAAAGATGGAAAAATTAGAAAATCTACAAATAGAGGAAATTCATTTACCAACCTTACAGGTGTGGGCGTAAACGATTTTATCGATGAAATGGCAATAGCACCATCTAATGGAAACTACATTTTTACATCTATTAAAAATCGAATATGGAAATCTACAAACGGTGGTTCTAGTTGGTCAGAAATTACAGGAAATTTACCCAACCTAGTAATTAAAGGAATTGCTGTAGATTATAACAATCCAAATAAAATTGTTGTGTGTTATACTGGATATGCATCAGGAACTAAAGTATATCGATCTACAAACGGTGGTTCTAGTTGGTCTAATATTTCTGGTAATTTACCAAACGTTCCAACAACAGATGTTGTGTATGATGATGACAATAAAAACACTATGTATTTATCAACAGAAACGGGCGTTTACTATAGAGATGATAACGACTCAGATTGGACAAAGTATGGAATAGGATTACCAAATGTAAGAGCAAATGATTTAGAAATTCAGCATAATTCTTCAACATTATTTGTTGGCACTTGGGGAAGAGGAGTTTGGAGAATTCCTTTAAAAGGTATTTCTGGAACTGGAGACTTGCAATTACACCACAAATATAATAACAGTTTAACGGATGAATCTTCTTACGAAAGAGATGGAAGTACTACAGGTTCAGAGACTTACATTACTGGTTACGATGGAAATGCTTATTCAGTCACATCTAACAATACGATTTCAATTAATGGATATAAAGGCATTTCAGGCAACAGTGCCAGAACAGTAAGTGCATGGATAAAAACAACAAATGTAGGTTTGCGTAAAACCATAGCTTCATGGGGTACAAATTCTCCTGGTCAAATGTTTAACGTAATGGTTTCTAATGGAAATATTCGTGTAGAAGGAGGTTCTTCTAACGTTCAAAATGACGATTCTACTGTAGCACTATTAAATAATAATACATGGAGGCATGTTGCTGTAACTTACGATCCTTCAGATGGTAGTAAATTAAAAGACATTAAAATATATATTGATGGAATATATTATGCCAATCAACCAGATTCTGGGGATTCATACAATTCTCAAAACACAACAATTAATACAAATACCACAACAAATAATGTTTTAATAGGTGCAGCCTCTTACAATAGTTCTTATTATTGGCAAGGTGGTTTAGATGATGTAAGAATATACTCAAAAGCACTAACCGCTTCAGAAATTGCGGCATTGGCTTCATCTTCTGTCGTACCAACAGCAAACTTTACATCAAACGTAACTACAATTACAGCAGGTAACACAATAAATTTCACAGATACATCTAGTGATACACCAACTTCATGGTTATGGTCTTTCTCTGGTGGAAATCCTGCAACTAGTACTGTTCAAAATCCATCTATAACATATGCTACTGCAGGGACATATAATGTTACTTTAACAGCTACAAATTCAGCAGGAAGCGATGTAGAAACAAAATTGGGTTATATTACTATTAATGCTTCTGGAACTGCAGACTTACAATTACACCACAAATACAATAGCAGTTTAACGGATGAATCTTCTTACGGAAGAAATGGAAGCACTACAGGTTCAGAGACTTACATTACTGGTTACGATGGAAATGCTTATTCAGTCACATCTAACAATACGATTTCAATTAATGGATATAAAGGCATTTCAGGCAACAGTGCCAGAACAGTAAGTGCATGGATAAAAACAACAAATGTAGGTTTGCGTAAAACCATAGCTTCATGGGGTACAAATTCTCCTGGTCAAATGTTTAACGTAATGGTTTCTAATGGAAATATTCGTGTAGAAGGAGGTTCTTCTAACGTTCAAAATGACGATTCTACTGTAGCACTATTAAATAATAATACATGGAGGCATGTTGCTGTAACTTACGATCCTTCAGATGGTAGTAAATTAAAAGACATTAAAATATATATTGATGGAATATATTATGCCAATCAACCAGATTCTGGGGATTCATACAATTCTCAAAACACAACAATTAATACAAATACCACAACAAATAATGTTTTAATAGGTGCAGCCTCTTACAATAGTTCTTATTATTGGCAAGGTGGTTTAGATGATGTAAGAATATACTCAAAAGCACTAACCGCTTCAGAAATTGCGGCATTGGCTTCATCTTCTGTAGCTTCAACAGTAAACGCAACGAATGCTAAAGTTTTACACGCAGAAAAAATTATAGAAGATATACAATTTAGATTTTTGCCAAATCCAGTTAAAGATATATTAAAAATTAAAATAGACTCAGATAATTTACAAGTTGATACTCTAGAAGCAACCATTTATACATTAAATGGCAAAGAAGTTTTAATAAAAAAAATTAAAAAAGATAGTTATGATAGTTTTGAGCTAAATACAGCCACCTTAAGTAAAGGTGTTTATTTTATAAAGCTTAATACTAAAAAACAAAGTCTTATAAAAAAGTTTATTAAAAATTAA
- a CDS encoding sulfatase, with protein MFILVDDLGWSDLGFMGNPVYQTPNLDLLSKESVVFTNAYAPAANCAPSRACILTGLNTPKHGIYTVGSSERGKSKFRKLVPTKNTTILKESFTTLGEALQENGYTTATMGKWHLSENPITQGFNINIGGTTAGHPKSYFSPYKNKALKDGPKGEYLTDRITTEAINFITKNKKNPFFLYLPYYTVHTPLQGKEKLVKKYKAKVNGDDRFNAKYGAMVENMDANIGKILKSLKELKLDENTLVIFTSDNGGLASVSSQFPLRAGKGSYYEGGIRVPFLIKWPKEIKKTKTTEIPVSGLDIFPTVMEAVNNQKKDSLDGVSLLPFLTKNKEIKERALSWHFPIYLQAVNKDKDQARDSLFRTRPGSVIRKGKWKLHEYFEDKGIELYNLDSDIQEKNDVSKKYPEKVKELYKELKAWRTKRNAPVPKELNKNYKE; from the coding sequence GTGTTTATTTTAGTCGACGATTTGGGCTGGAGCGATCTTGGGTTTATGGGAAACCCTGTTTATCAAACCCCTAATTTAGATTTGCTATCTAAAGAAAGCGTTGTGTTTACAAATGCCTACGCTCCTGCTGCAAACTGTGCTCCAAGTAGAGCATGTATTTTAACGGGTTTAAATACTCCAAAACACGGAATTTATACGGTAGGTTCTTCAGAAAGAGGAAAGTCTAAATTTCGAAAATTAGTTCCTACTAAAAATACCACCATTTTAAAAGAAAGTTTTACAACACTAGGAGAAGCACTTCAAGAAAATGGTTATACAACTGCAACTATGGGAAAATGGCACTTAAGCGAAAACCCAATAACGCAAGGTTTTAACATTAATATTGGAGGCACAACAGCAGGTCATCCAAAATCATATTTTAGTCCGTATAAAAATAAAGCACTAAAAGATGGACCTAAAGGAGAGTATTTAACAGATAGAATTACCACAGAAGCAATTAATTTTATTACCAAAAATAAAAAGAATCCTTTTTTTCTATACTTGCCTTATTATACAGTACATACGCCTTTACAAGGAAAAGAAAAGTTGGTAAAAAAATATAAGGCTAAAGTAAATGGAGATGATCGTTTTAACGCAAAATATGGAGCGATGGTTGAAAATATGGATGCTAATATCGGCAAAATCCTAAAATCATTAAAAGAATTAAAATTAGATGAAAATACGCTGGTCATATTTACCTCCGATAATGGGGGTTTAGCTTCTGTTTCCTCTCAATTTCCACTAAGAGCCGGAAAAGGTTCTTATTACGAAGGTGGTATAAGAGTTCCTTTTTTAATAAAATGGCCCAAAGAAATTAAAAAAACAAAAACTACAGAAATCCCTGTTTCTGGTTTAGATATTTTTCCAACGGTAATGGAGGCTGTAAATAATCAAAAAAAAGATTCTTTAGACGGAGTTTCTTTATTACCTTTCTTAACTAAAAACAAAGAAATAAAAGAAAGAGCATTATCTTGGCATTTTCCAATTTATCTACAGGCTGTCAATAAAGACAAAGATCAAGCGAGAGATTCTTTATTTAGAACAAGACCTGGAAGTGTTATTCGAAAAGGAAAATGGAAATTGCATGAATATTTCGAGGACAAAGGAATAGAATTGTATAACTTAGATTCCGATATTCAAGAAAAAAACGACGTTTCAAAAAAATATCCAGAAAAAGTAAAAGAATTGTACAAAGAGCTAAAAGCATGGAGAACCAAAAGAAATGCTCCTGTTCCAAAAGAATTAAATAAAAATTATAAAGAATAA